The following nucleotide sequence is from Pseudomonas putida S13.1.2.
AGTACCCGCCTTCAATGCCACATAGCTGATGAAGCCCAGGGCAATACCATCCGCCACCGAGAAGGTCAGCGGCATCATGATCACCGTGACGATCGCCGGAATGCTGTCGGTGGCCTCGTCCCAATGAATGTGCGCCATGCTGCCCATCATCAGCATTGCCACGTAGATCAGGGCGCCGGCCGTCGCGTACGCCGGAATCATCCCGGCCAGCGGCGCGAAGAACATCGCGGCGATGAACAGCAGGCCGACCACCACAGCCGTGAGGCCAGTACGGCCACCAGCAGCAACACCGGCAGCACTCTCCACATAGCTGGTCACCGGCGGTACGCCTACCACCGCACCGAACACACTCGAAGCACTGTCCGCCTTCAGCGCCTTCGACAGGTTCTCGATACGCCCGTCCGGCGCCACCAGGTTGGCCCGCTGCGCCACGCCCATCAGCGTGCCGGCGGTGTCGAACATGTGCACGAACAGAAACGCCAGCACCACGCTGATCATGCTGACGTTGAACACCCCGGCCACGTCCATGGCCATCCACGTTGGTGCCAGGCTCGGCGGCATCGACATCACCCCGCCAAACTTGACCAGGCCCAGGCCCCAGCCCGCCAGGGTGACACCGATGATGCTGATCAGGATCGCGCCGAACACCCGCTTGTAGCTGAGGATGGCGATCAGCAGGAAGCAGATTGCCGCCAGCAGCGGCCCCGGCTCATGCAGCGAGCCCAGCTTGATCAGGGTGGCGGGGCTGTCGACGATGATGCCTGCCGTCTTCAGGCCGATCAGCCCGAGAAACAATCCGACGCCGGCCCCCATGGCATGGCGCAGGCTCACCGGGATGCTGTTCAGCAACCATTCGCGCACTTTCGACAAGGTCAGGAACATGAACAGCACGCCCGAGACGAACACCGCACCCAGCGCCGTTTCCCAGTTGTAGCCCATGGTGCCTACCACGGTGTAGGTGAAGAAGGCGTTAAGCCCCATGCCCGGTGCCAGGCCCACCGGCCAGTTGGCGTACAGGCCCATCAGCAGGCAGCCCAGCGCGGCGGCGATGCAGGTGGCGACAAAGGCGGCACCATGGTCGATGCCGGCGTCGGCCATGATGTTGGGGTTGACGAAAATGATGTAGGCCATGGTGATGAAAGTGGTCACCCCGGCGATCATTTCGGTTTTGACGGTGCTGCCGTGTTGCTTGAGTTTGAAAATCCGCTCCAGCCAGCTTGTTTCGAGCGGTGGGGCGAGATCCAGCGTAGGGGCTTCGGATTTGCGGCTTTCCACAGCAGGTACTCCTCAAGTCTTTCTTGTTGTTATGGAGCCAGTTTCCTGCGCAATGCACTTGGCGGCTCCGCGAGGGAAGGCAGACGTCTGACCGTTTTATTGACTCGCGGGTCAAGAAGTTGCTCGGTGGATTATGCTTTTGTGTACAAAGAATGCAAATAATGTTTTATGTTTTGTGTGCGCAATGCGTCGTACAACGGCTATATAGGTAAAACGCCCCCTGCGGAATCGCCTCAGCCTGTGTACAATGGCGCCATACTTTCTCTTCGTGCCTCGAGAGCCCATGAACGAACAGCTGCAACCTCTGAAGAAACCTGCACGTGTCGGCAAGGCCGGCCGCAGTGGTACCCAGGACGACATCGTCTACGCGCACATTTTCGAGGCCATCCTCGAGCAGCGCCTGGCGCCGGGCACCAAGTTGAGCGAGGAAGCGCTGGGCGAAATCTTCGGCGTCAGCCGCACCATCATCCGCCGCGCCCTGTCGCGCCTGGCCCACGAAAGCGTGGTGCTGCTGCGGCCAAACCGCGGTGCAGTGGTGGCCAGCCCGACGGTAGAAGAGGCGCGCCAGGTGTTCTTCTCGCGGCGCATGGTGGAGCGGGCCATTACCGAACTGGCCGTGCAGCACGCCACCCTGGATCAGCTCAACGAACTGCGGCAGATGGTGCGCGAAGAGCGCGACAGCTTTTCGCGCGGTGATCGCGGTGCCGGCATCCGTCTTTCCGGCGAGTTCCACCTCAAGCTGGCGGAAGCCGCGGGCAATGCGCCGCTGGTGAGCTTCCAGCGCAGCCTGGTGTCGCAAACCTCGCTGATCATTGCCCAGTACGAAAGCGGCAACCGCTCGCACTGCTCGTATGACGAGCACATGCAGCTGATCGATGCCATCGAGGCGCGTGATGCCGAGCAGGCCGTGAACCTGATGATGCACCACATGGACCACATCGACAGCAAGCTGAACCTGGACGAGGAGAGCGCCTCGGACGATCTGCATGCAGTGTTCTCGCATTTGCTGAAAAAGCCTAAGGTTTCCGCGAAGGGTTGATCGTTTGCCCAGGTGATTGAAGGGGGCTGCTTCGCGCCCCATTCGCAGCACAAGGCTGCTCCTACAGGTGTTACGCGATCCCTGTAGGAGCAGCCTTGTGCTGCGAATGGGGCGCGAAGCGGCCCCCAGTCATTTCTGGCCATCAGCCAAAGGTCTGCTAAATTCTTGTGAGCAAACCTTCATCAAGCAGTTGGGCTTGCGCATTCGTTGCGTTCAACTTCTTGAGGAATGGATTCATGAGCATGTCACTCGGTAAACGCATGGGCGCCGAACTGATCGGCACCTTCTGGCTGGTCCTTGGTGGCTGTGGCAGTGCGGTCCTCGCAGCCAGTTCCCCTCTCGGCATCGGTGTGCTCGGTGTCGCTTTCGCCTTCGGCCTCACTGTACTGACCATGGCGTTTGCCATCGGCCATATCTCTGGTTGCCATCTGAACCCCGCCGTGTCGTTCGGGCTGGTGGTGGGCGGGCGTTTTCCGGCCAAAGAGCTGCTGCCCTACGTGATCGCGCAAGTGATTGGCGCCATTCTGGCTGCGGGTGTGATCTACCTCATCGCCAGCGGCAAGGCCGGTTTCGAGTTGTCTTCTGGGCTGGCTTCAAACGGCTACGCCGACCACTCGCCCGGTGGCTATACGCTGGGTGCGGGCTTCATCAGTGAAGTGGTGATGACGGCGATGTTCCTGGTAGTGATCATGGGTGCGACCGATTCGCGGGCCCCGGCAGGTTTTGCACCGATCGCCATCGGCCTGGCCCTGACCCTGATCCACCTGATCTCGATCCCGGTAACCAATACCTCGGTCAACCCCGCGCGTAGCACGGGGCCGGCCTTGTTCGTCGGGGGCTGGGCCCTGCAGCAACTGTGGCTGTTCTGGGTGGCGCCGCTGATCGGTGCTGCAATCGGCGGCGCGCTGTACCGGGGCCTTGCAAAAGAGCCTTAGCGCTGGTGCACGCAACGCCCGGCAGCGTAGGTTTCGCGCACAGTGCGGTCATCGCCCAGGGTGGTGAGCACGAACAGGGTCTCTT
It contains:
- the aqpZ gene encoding aquaporin Z — translated: MSMSLGKRMGAELIGTFWLVLGGCGSAVLAASSPLGIGVLGVAFAFGLTVLTMAFAIGHISGCHLNPAVSFGLVVGGRFPAKELLPYVIAQVIGAILAAGVIYLIASGKAGFELSSGLASNGYADHSPGGYTLGAGFISEVVMTAMFLVVIMGATDSRAPAGFAPIAIGLALTLIHLISIPVTNTSVNPARSTGPALFVGGWALQQLWLFWVAPLIGAAIGGALYRGLAKEP
- a CDS encoding NCS2 family permease, which encodes MESRKSEAPTLDLAPPLETSWLERIFKLKQHGSTVKTEMIAGVTTFITMAYIIFVNPNIMADAGIDHGAAFVATCIAAALGCLLMGLYANWPVGLAPGMGLNAFFTYTVVGTMGYNWETALGAVFVSGVLFMFLTLSKVREWLLNSIPVSLRHAMGAGVGLFLGLIGLKTAGIIVDSPATLIKLGSLHEPGPLLAAICFLLIAILSYKRVFGAILISIIGVTLAGWGLGLVKFGGVMSMPPSLAPTWMAMDVAGVFNVSMISVVLAFLFVHMFDTAGTLMGVAQRANLVAPDGRIENLSKALKADSASSVFGAVVGVPPVTSYVESAAGVAAGGRTGLTAVVVGLLFIAAMFFAPLAGMIPAYATAGALIYVAMLMMGSMAHIHWDEATDSIPAIVTVIMMPLTFSVADGIALGFISYVALKAGTGKYKEISASLWVLCAIFIAKFVFL
- a CDS encoding GntR family transcriptional regulator, with the translated sequence MNEQLQPLKKPARVGKAGRSGTQDDIVYAHIFEAILEQRLAPGTKLSEEALGEIFGVSRTIIRRALSRLAHESVVLLRPNRGAVVASPTVEEARQVFFSRRMVERAITELAVQHATLDQLNELRQMVREERDSFSRGDRGAGIRLSGEFHLKLAEAAGNAPLVSFQRSLVSQTSLIIAQYESGNRSHCSYDEHMQLIDAIEARDAEQAVNLMMHHMDHIDSKLNLDEESASDDLHAVFSHLLKKPKVSAKG